The window CCAATAGAGGAAATGCTTCTTACAGTACCTGGAATTATGAAGAAGCTCTAAAAAGGGAGCAACCATTGACCGTAGCGGGGAATGTGGATGCTGATGAAATTTTTGAACGGATAAAATACATGCTGGATAGAATAATTCCTGTGGCAGAGGAATACAAGGTGCAGTTAGGTAACCATATTGCCGATCCCCCGGTACCTGATCAATATAAGGGAATAATGCGATGGAATAGTCCTGAAGTTTTTGAGGGAATGAAGAGGTTTGCTAAATTGTCGGACAGTCCCTATCATGGATTTAATTTTTGTATTGGGTCTATTGCAGAGGGGCTCCGAGATCCTAAAAATGATATTTTCCCCATAATCGAATATTTTGGCAAGCAAAAGCAAATATTTAATGTACACCTTAGAAATATTAAAGGCAATTATAACAATTTCCAAGAAGTATTTCCGGACAATGGAGAGATGAACTTTTTCCATGTTATGCGTGCATTGCGAGAAGTGGAATTTGATGGGATGGTAATGCCCGATCATGTCCCGAAACACGATGCAGAGGGGTCGAGTGCTCAAGCTTTTGCCTTCGCTTATGGACATATTATAGGTATTCTTCAGGCTTTAAAGGACGAAGCTGACAATGGTTGATTTACAGATGACTATCAATAAAAATTAATAAGTGACCAATAAAAATAAAAACGCAACTATTATGAAAAAAGTAGGATTTATAGGATTAGGAATTATGGGGAAGCCCATGGCCATCAACTTAATTGATGCAGGATATGATTTAATTGTATTAGACAGCAACAAAGCAGCGGATGATTTAACTCAAAAAGGGGCAAAGGCCTATTCCAGTTGCAAAGAAGTGGCTGAAAATTCAGAGATTATTATCACCATGCTTCCTGATTCTCCTGAAGTAAATGAAGTTGTTTTTGGAGAAGGAGGGGTATTGGAAGGTATCCAATCAGGTGCTGTTTTTATAGATATGTCTACCATTGCCCCATCCACGGCTAGAGAAGTTGCGGAGGCCATGCTAAAAAAAGGAGTGGATGCTTTAGATGCTCCTGTTTCAGGTGGGCAAGTTGGTGCAGAACAAGGGAATCTATCAATTATGGTAGGAGGAAAGCAGGCCGCTTTTGATACTGCCAAGCCTTTATTTGAGGTAATGGGAAAAAGTGCAGTGTTGATTGGTGATGCCGGAGCAGGACAAATGACCAAAGCTTGCAATCAAATGATTGTGGGGATGACTATTCAGGCGGTGGCTGAATCTTTTACTTTGGCCAAAAAAGCTGGGGTTGATCTGGAAAAGATGAGAGAAGCATTGTTAGGAGGCTTTGCTCAGAGTCGAATTCTGGACTTACATGGCCAAAGAATAATTGATCGAAATTTTGAGCCTGGTTTTAAGATCAAATTGCATCGAAAAGACATGAACATCGCTTTAATGGCCGGCAAAGAATTTAAAGTGCCTTTGTATGGCTTAGCTCTTGTTGCTAGCCATATGGATGCTGTTTTGGCAGCGGGAATGGATGAAAAAGACCACAGCGCTTTGGCTCTGCTAATGGAAAAATTATCCAATGTAGACTAAATCCTAAAGCCCAAATTATGAACAATATTCTTTCAGGTAGGGGGCCGATTATTAAAGATATGATTATTACCCCTATTGCTATTAAAGATCCCCCATTACTCAACGCTGCAGGATTACATGCTCCTTATGCTTTGCGAACAATTGTTGAGTTGGTTACTGAGGATGGAATTGTTGGAATAAGTGAAATTCCCGGAAATGATGCCATCAATGATTCCCTAGCAGAAGCAGCTCAATTAATTATCGGAAAAGATGTATACCAACTTAACCATTTGCAAGCCTCAATAAATGCTTATTTCGGTACAGATACGAGTAAGGATCGGGGAGATGCACCTTGGGATCAAAGAAAGCTAGTACATGTTTTTTCGGCCTTGGAAGTGGCCTGTCTAGATATTATTGGAAAGGTAGTAAACCGCCCAATTGTAGACCTTTTGGGTGGCAAAATGCGTGATGCTGTTCCATTTGCGGCTTACCTATTTTATAAATATGAGGGTGCAGGAGGTTCACTTGGTTTTGGTACCGATCACAAGGCCACCGGTTGGGATGCTGCCAGGCAGAAAGCAGCCATAAACCCTGAGGGAATCGTTGCCCAAGCCCATGCCATGTGTAAACACTATGGGTTCCAATCTATTAAATTAAAAGGTGGGGCCTTTCCTCCGGACCAGGAAGTAGCTGCCATGTTTGCTTTGCATGAAGCATTCGGCGATAAAATGCCATTGAGGTTTGATCCCAATGCCATATGGAAACCGGAAACTGCCTTGAAGTATGGTAAAAAAATGGAACCTATTCTAGAATATTTAGAAGATCCTGTACGTAGCCAAGAAGAAATGGCCAAGTTAAGGAATGCCATTGAAACCCCTCTTGCTACGAATATGTGTACAACTTCATTTGATGAAATTCCTGCAAGTATTCGCTTGGGAGCTGAAGATATCATATTGAGTGATCACCATTTTTGGGGAGGCTTAAAAGCTTCTATGGAATTGGCCAAGCTTTGCACCACTTTTGGCAGGAAGCTTTCCATGCATTCCAATAGTCACTTGGGGATATCCTTGGCTGCCATGGTGCATTTAGGTGCAGCACTTCCGGAAGTCCCCTATGCCTTAGATACCCATTATCCATGGCAATCTGAAGAAGTTATTGTAGGAGGGAGTATTCCCTTTGTCAATGGCTCAGTTGAAGTGCCTACAGGAGCCGGACTTGGGGTGGAACTTGATCGACAAGCTTTAGAAAAGCTTCACCAACAGTACCTTCGATCAGGGCTGTCCAAAAGGGACGATCAAATTGAAATGCAAAAGGTTCATCCGGATTGGACTTTTCAAAAAGTCCGTTGGTAAGTTATCATTGAAAAACCCATCTCACCAAAGAGATGGGTTAATATTATTGTTTTACTTTAAACCCGGTGTACATGAGAAAGTGCAGGACAATAGCCCTAGTATTTTTAATTTCTTTTCTAATCAATTTGCCTGGATTTGGGCAGCAAATTAGTAAAGAAGAGTTGTTATTTCTTACACCAAATTGGACTGGAGAAAGATTTGAAGATGGTCGCCCAAAAGTTGCCGATGAAATTTTAGATAGAATGAAGGAGGTAACACATGAAGAAGCATGGGCAGTCTTAAAGAATGAAGGGTATAAATACCAATATGCAGAAAACTGGGAAACCATTCATTCAGATAGGGTTTTGGTTGGAAGGGCTTTGACAGCCACCTTTATGCCCGGGAGACCTGATATTCACGATGCCATTGATAAAAGAGGAAAGGCTGAAGGGAAAAGAGGCCAAAATAGTTGGCCTGTAGATCTATTAATGCCCCGAGATGTTTACGTGGCAAACCAATTTGGGCTTCATATAGGTGGCCCAACAATAGGAGATAATGTTGGCAATGCCATTTATGCCAAATCCGGTAATGGAATTGTATATGATGGGGCTGTAAGAGATATCAATGGTTTAAAAGCCATTGATGGTTTTGTTTCATTCTTTTCCAGTTATCACCCTTCACATCACAATCAAGCCGGAGACTTGAATACCATGTTAATTGGAATTAATCAACCTACCCAAATTAGACAGGTAACTGTAATGGCGGGCGACGTAGTTTTAGGTAGGGATGGGGCAGTTACTTTTATACCACCTCATTTGGCAGAAAAGGTAGTGATTACTTCAGAAGTGGTTCGGCTGAGGGATATGTTTGGGCACAGTAGGCTTAGGGAAGGAGTCTATACTGCAGGACAAATTGATACCCGATGGTCTCCTGAAATTGAAAAAGATTTTTCACAATGGCTCAATAATCATAAAAATGATTTGCCCATACCCAAAGAACAAATCGAAGAAATATTGAGGGAAAGAACCTGGTAATTCTAAAAGTTTAAATATCTAATTCGTTGAAAAATAGTTTGATATATTATTTCATGTAATAAAAATTGAACGGTATTTAATGAAATTGACCTTATTTCAATAGATTGATTTAACCCAAATAACCTATCATGAACAATAATCTAAA of the Cyclobacterium marinum DSM 745 genome contains:
- a CDS encoding mannonate dehydratase, with the protein product MKDILKILQRRRFMKLFASGTAGALTTASVALGADRSTLKPTNQKAKKVLMKVGCQSGGTSEENLAFKARHGVYNMDGGMPKFIPGKGWDLEDSLRKRDACEKYGISLDAYHLPLTSAGIDRVVVPNIMLGKAPERDKEIEMIQQMIQVSAKTGVKLLNYNTTILPVLRTGRTIDPNRGNASYSTWNYEEALKREQPLTVAGNVDADEIFERIKYMLDRIIPVAEEYKVQLGNHIADPPVPDQYKGIMRWNSPEVFEGMKRFAKLSDSPYHGFNFCIGSIAEGLRDPKNDIFPIIEYFGKQKQIFNVHLRNIKGNYNNFQEVFPDNGEMNFFHVMRALREVEFDGMVMPDHVPKHDAEGSSAQAFAFAYGHIIGILQALKDEADNG
- a CDS encoding enolase C-terminal domain-like protein, with protein sequence MNNILSGRGPIIKDMIITPIAIKDPPLLNAAGLHAPYALRTIVELVTEDGIVGISEIPGNDAINDSLAEAAQLIIGKDVYQLNHLQASINAYFGTDTSKDRGDAPWDQRKLVHVFSALEVACLDIIGKVVNRPIVDLLGGKMRDAVPFAAYLFYKYEGAGGSLGFGTDHKATGWDAARQKAAINPEGIVAQAHAMCKHYGFQSIKLKGGAFPPDQEVAAMFALHEAFGDKMPLRFDPNAIWKPETALKYGKKMEPILEYLEDPVRSQEEMAKLRNAIETPLATNMCTTSFDEIPASIRLGAEDIILSDHHFWGGLKASMELAKLCTTFGRKLSMHSNSHLGISLAAMVHLGAALPEVPYALDTHYPWQSEEVIVGGSIPFVNGSVEVPTGAGLGVELDRQALEKLHQQYLRSGLSKRDDQIEMQKVHPDWTFQKVRW
- a CDS encoding RraA family protein; this encodes MRKCRTIALVFLISFLINLPGFGQQISKEELLFLTPNWTGERFEDGRPKVADEILDRMKEVTHEEAWAVLKNEGYKYQYAENWETIHSDRVLVGRALTATFMPGRPDIHDAIDKRGKAEGKRGQNSWPVDLLMPRDVYVANQFGLHIGGPTIGDNVGNAIYAKSGNGIVYDGAVRDINGLKAIDGFVSFFSSYHPSHHNQAGDLNTMLIGINQPTQIRQVTVMAGDVVLGRDGAVTFIPPHLAEKVVITSEVVRLRDMFGHSRLREGVYTAGQIDTRWSPEIEKDFSQWLNNHKNDLPIPKEQIEEILRERTW
- a CDS encoding 2-hydroxy-3-oxopropionate reductase: MKKVGFIGLGIMGKPMAINLIDAGYDLIVLDSNKAADDLTQKGAKAYSSCKEVAENSEIIITMLPDSPEVNEVVFGEGGVLEGIQSGAVFIDMSTIAPSTAREVAEAMLKKGVDALDAPVSGGQVGAEQGNLSIMVGGKQAAFDTAKPLFEVMGKSAVLIGDAGAGQMTKACNQMIVGMTIQAVAESFTLAKKAGVDLEKMREALLGGFAQSRILDLHGQRIIDRNFEPGFKIKLHRKDMNIALMAGKEFKVPLYGLALVASHMDAVLAAGMDEKDHSALALLMEKLSNVD